Proteins encoded together in one Ictidomys tridecemlineatus isolate mIctTri1 chromosome 3, mIctTri1.hap1, whole genome shotgun sequence window:
- the B3galt5 gene encoding beta-1,3-galactosyltransferase 5, which produces MAFQKLRLTYYVCLLLVGVLCLYFSMAPLKEEPFIFKKKYGTFLQLPDIDCRQDPPFLVLLVTSSHKQVAARMAIRKTWGGERTVSGRQVRTFFLLGTTANQDEMSAVAQESQQHGDIIQKNFRDVYFNLTLKTMMGMEWVHYFCPQVAFVMKTDSDMFVNVHYLTELLLKKNRTSRFFTGFLKLNEYPIRKKFNKWFVSKYEYPWDRYPPFCSGTGYVFSSDVASQVYNVSESVPFIKLEDVFVGLCLAKLHIRPEELHSQQTFFPGGLRFSVCRFRKIVACHFITPKEMLIYWQVLQTSQEDCPEV; this is translated from the coding sequence ATGGCTTTCCAGAAGTTGAGGCTGACCTACTACGTGTGCCTGCTGTTGGTGGGAGTGCTGTGCTTGTATTTCAGCATGGCTCCTTTGAAAGAAGAGcctttcattttcaagaaaaaatacgGGACGTTCCTTCAGCTCCCAGACATCGATTGCAGGCAAGATCCTCCCTTCCTCGTCCTGCTGGTGACTTCATCCCACAAGCAGGTGGCCGCTCGCATGGCCATCCGGAAGACATGGGGGGGAGAGAGGACAGTGAGCGGGAGGCAGGTGAGGACATTCTTCCTCCTGGGGACCACGGCCAACCAGGACGAGATGAGCGCGGTGGCCCAGGAGAGCCAGCAGCACGGCGACATCATCCAGAAGAACTTCAGGGACGTCTACTTCAACCTGACCCTCAAGACCATGATGGGCATGGAGTGGGTCCACTACTTCTGTCCTCAGGTGGCTTTCGTGATGAAGACGGACTCGGACATGTTTGTGAACGTCCACTACCTGACCGAGCTGCTCCTGAAGAAGAACAGGACCTCGAGGTTCTTCACGGGCTTCCTGAAGCTCAACGAGTACCCCATCAGGAAGAAGTTCAATAAGTGGTTTGTGAGTAAGTATGAATACCCCTGGGACAGGTACCCGCCCTTCTGCTCCGGCACCGGCTACGTCTTCTCCAGCGACGTGGCCAGCCAGGTGTACAACGTCTCCGAGAGCGTCCCCTTCATTAAGCTCGAGGATGTCTTTGTGGGGCTCTGCCTGGCGAAGCTGCACATCCGGCCCGAGGAGCTCCACTCCCAGCAGACCTTCTTCCCCGGGGGGTTGCGCTTCTCCGTGTGCCGCTTTAGGAAGATCGTGGCCTGCCATTTCATCACACCCAAGGAAATGCTGATCTACTGGCAGGTCCTGCAGACCTCCCAGGAAGACTGTCCCGAGGTCTGA